GCAACGCCTTTTCGACTCGGCGGATATCGGCGTCGTCGTTCAGATCGGCAGCGACGATTTCCACCGAGCGGCCCGTTTCGTTCGAGATGCGCGTCGCCAGTTGTTCGAGCCGCGCACGGTTGCGGGCGATGAGGATCAGATCGTAGCCGCGGCGCGCGAGGCGGTCCGCGTAAATCGCGCCGATGCCCGACGAGGCGCCCGTTACGACAGCCGTGCCGCGATTCGCTGCGGAATTAGAAGAGTTCGACATTGCAATGCTCCTGAAGGTTGGTGGCGCAGGTGACGTCGCGTCGTCTGCATGACCGTCAGATTAGGTGCATACTCACACGGCCTCAATGTCGTAGATGCCACTTTTTCGGACATCCCCGGAGCCAAACCATGCTACGCGTCGGAATCGTTCTGTTCCCCGGTTTTCAGGTGATGAACCTCGGCATGACGAGCGTGCTCGAGTTCGCAAATCGCGAGATGAGCGAGCCGCTCTACGACTTCGTGTTGCTGTCGGAGCACGGCGGCCCCGTCGTGTGTTCGTCCGGATTCGAGGTGTCGACGCAGCCTTTCGGCGACAGCCGCTTCGACACGATTCTAGTCGTCGGCGACAACGACCTGCAGCCGTCGCCCCCCTCGCTGATCGACTTCCTGAGGCGCGCGTCGCCGGCGGCGCGGCGCGTCGCGGCCGCCTGCACGGGCGCCTTTCATCTGGCTGAAGCCGGTTTGCTCCACGGCCGACGCGCGACGACGCATTGGTACTACGCGGCGGACATGCGCAAACGCTATCCGGACGTAAAAGTGGAGGAGGATCGTATCTTCATCATCGACAACGATGTGTGGACGTCGGCGGGCATGACCGCGTGCATCGATCTCGCGCTTGCGTTCGTCGAGAAGGATGCGGGCGCGGAACTCGCGCGCCACGTCGCGCGAAAGCTCGTGGTGTATCACCGGCGCGCAGGCGGCCAGTCGCAGTTTTCGGCGCTGCTTGAACTCGAGCCGAAGTCCGATCGCATCCAGACCGCGTTGTCGTACGCGAGGCGCAATCTGAGCGCGCCGCTTTCCGTCGAACAGCTTGCCGACGCCGCGCATCTGAGCCCGCGGCAGTTCACGCGTGCATTCAGGGAAGAAATGGGACATACGCCCGCGAAGGCCGTCGAGCGACTCCGCGTCGAAGCGGCGCGGCTGATGCTCGAAACGGGACGGCATGGTGTCGATGTGGTTGCACGCGACGTGGGTTTCGGCGACCGCGAACGCATGCGCCGGGCTTTCTTGCGCGCGTTCGGTCAACCGCCGCAAGCGGTTCAGCGAATGACGCGCGACATCGAATGAAAGATCTGAAGCTTTAGTAAGCGACTGTAAGTTACCTTTTTTCGCTGAGGAGCCCCGAATGGCTCGAGAAACGCATGCTGCTAACGAATTAAATATGCATTAAAGAGTTTCTGTGAGTGGTCCGCAATAGGAAGGGTCTGGGACGCCGGTGCAACCGCCCGCAGGTGATGCTCGACGTCCGTGCGGACATCATGGCCGAAGCAGGGCAGGCAAATGTCGATGCGGAACGTCCGGCTCTGCAGGACAAGGCCGACAAGTGGCGCTGGTATCCGCTCGTGAAAGCGGGCGTGGCATATCGCTTCTGATCGGCAAGCAGCGACAAGCAAAAAGCGGCTCGCCAAGGCTCATGGCGGGCCGTTTTTACGTGCGGCGAGCGGAAGGTTGAAGCGCTTGTCGCCGGATCCGTCGCGCTTCCTGTCAGCCTCAGATGTTCAGCTTCGACACCTTGGTGCCTGCGAGCGATATATCGCCCATCAAGCCTGAGTTTGTCATGATGATCGCTTCGACAGGCGCGGTGGCCGTCGTCGTGTCGATGGCGCCGTTCGCGCCGACCTTGATCAGCGCCACCGATGCATCGGCTCCAGCTGACCAGCCCTTCGCATTCTGGAAGGTGTCGAGCGCGTCCTGTGTCATGAACAGGAAGATGATCGCCTTCGACTGCGCGCCCGCCGTGAGGCCGAACGAGCCCGAGACCGTGCTGTAATAGCCCGCGGTGTTGCCGCCGATCCGCAGCGCGCCTTCGCCGTATTGTCCGCCGACTACGAAGCCGACCTGCAGCACGGACGGAAACACCAGTACGCCGCGCGCCTTTCCGACCAGTTCGCGCGAACCTTGCACCGACGTATAGAGCTTCGCCAGAGCGCCATCGACGCTTGCGTCGATCGACTGCCGCTTGGACATGTCGGTTGCGGCGGATTCTCCACTGCTCTTGGTCGTCGTGCAGCCCGACATCAGCAGACCGCCATATGCGAGTGCAGCAACACTTGCTGTCACGAAGTGTCTTCTTTGCATTGTCGTTCTCCGTCTGTGAAGCATTGGAAGGGTAAATGCACGTTTGCACGCGCGATCTCGCGCAAGCGCAACTGCTACGCTTCCTACACCAATATCAGAAACGTGTTGCGGTTGTGAAGTGCGCTAACCAATTTGTTGGCGAGCAAACGCTTTGCGGAATGCATTTGCGGGCTCGAATGGCGCAAATGTGTCGGCCCGCGAAACGGTGCCTGCGATCGTTGCAAGCGCAGAGCAATGCATGCGC
This Paraburkholderia phymatum STM815 DNA region includes the following protein-coding sequences:
- a CDS encoding GlxA family transcriptional regulator; this translates as MLRVGIVLFPGFQVMNLGMTSVLEFANREMSEPLYDFVLLSEHGGPVVCSSGFEVSTQPFGDSRFDTILVVGDNDLQPSPPSLIDFLRRASPAARRVAAACTGAFHLAEAGLLHGRRATTHWYYAADMRKRYPDVKVEEDRIFIIDNDVWTSAGMTACIDLALAFVEKDAGAELARHVARKLVVYHRRAGGQSQFSALLELEPKSDRIQTALSYARRNLSAPLSVEQLADAAHLSPRQFTRAFREEMGHTPAKAVERLRVEAARLMLETGRHGVDVVARDVGFGDRERMRRAFLRAFGQPPQAVQRMTRDIE
- a CDS encoding BPSL1445 family SYLF domain-containing lipoprotein, yielding MQRRHFVTASVAALAYGGLLMSGCTTTKSSGESAATDMSKRQSIDASVDGALAKLYTSVQGSRELVGKARGVLVFPSVLQVGFVVGGQYGEGALRIGGNTAGYYSTVSGSFGLTAGAQSKAIIFLFMTQDALDTFQNAKGWSAGADASVALIKVGANGAIDTTTATAPVEAIIMTNSGLMGDISLAGTKVSKLNI